The following coding sequences are from one Verrucosispora sp. WMMD573 window:
- a CDS encoding non-ribosomal peptide synthetase — protein sequence MTETIDRAGLRAELLRRRLVGAGTAAPDEGIIRVSRETPPALSFAQRRLWILDQVRPGGTEYLASAGLRLFGPLEPGALRAALDAIVARHEVLRTRYVVVDGEPGQVIDPPQPANLHEVDLRGLDPAARDERIAGWMTHDRAPVDLAAGPVLTATLARLADEEHALVLTLHHIAFDGWSEQVLWRELDRLYSAALTGGPSPLAPLPVQYADFAAWQRDAMSGAKLDRQLDYWRQALAGASAVELPLDRPRPQVRDSACDLVPFTVSAPDARALHELARQSGATPFMVLMAVYAITLGRFGRSNDITIGTPVACRDRAEVQDLIGLFLNTLVLRTDLSGDPSFREVLRRVKEMALGAYAHQELPFERLVDELAPVRDASRTPLFSTMFLWAGGDATARRVGELRAEELPVGESDAKFDLTLVVVDQPDDTLSGFLNYATALFDRDTVERFASHFTTLIGSIAATPDAPISRLVESPPAERELVVRTWNETEVAYPAGTLPELFARQVARTPDAVALRFAGEDVSYAELDRRADRLARHLVDAGVGPESIVGVCRRRGVGLVVALLAIQKAGGAYLPLDPDHPAERRDYMCADAGVTIVLTDTEPASTDGGSAPASTTPAGPDHPAYVIYTSGSTGRPKGVVVTHRAIVNRLRWMQDAYRLDDSDRVLQKTPYSFDVSVWEFFWPLITGATLVIARPDGHRDPHYLAELITTEQVTTLHFVPSMLRVFLAESFGPLPSVRRMICSGEALPADLVAAVHERIGCELHNLYGPTEAAVDVTAVRCTTGTPVTIGRPIANTRTYIVDENLRPVPIGVPGELLLGGVQLARGYLSRPGLTAQRFVPDPFGESGGGGRLYRTGDLARYLPDGRIDYLGRLDDQVKIRGHRVELGEIEAVAAEHPGVSAVAVAVHDGQLVGYLVARDPEAGVEVSDVASFLRGRLPEAMVPSHWQLLPALPLTTSGKTDRRALPAPTPGRGWAAGAYVAPRTEAEGVVAEALAAALGIERIGVHDRFFDVGGDSIRAIRAIGTLRRGGLNLSVQDIFTHQTPAQLATLADRPTTGADEPPVGPFEQLDPTDRDRLPDGLVDAYPMGQVQAGMVYEMLVNGSHPAYQNVTSFDIADDGPFSLAALRQAAQWLVDRHEILRTTFHPSGYTEPMQLVHAEARVEVGFDDLRGLPETDQQDILERYRETMKLSALPIDHAPQLRWHVHRIGEQTWVLTHTECHAILDGWSHHSLIAELRDTYRAIRDADPDALKPPPPGRYADFVRLERRSLSAGPDEQFWRSRVGEYDRIALPADTAPAGHGAVPELRMSWRHLEPGLRELAARTQTSLKAVLHTAHLAMIGVITGQRRFFSGLVVNGRPELLRGDEVMGMYLNTVPFAVDLRTPRWRDLVRAVFAEELAVWPHRRYPIPAMQRAWGAGTPLISSIFSYLDFHVLDAQQDVFGTVVDDSPNEFTLVTLTFPGELRLECRAGWATQERLTALGETYLELLTAMIADDGASPVDLSSTPAHRFTEPQQDWPALPEACVTDLFRAQAQARPDAVALECGDSRLTYGELDVRANQLAWALREHGVGLESPVAVCMDRGTDTVVALLGILKAGGCYLPLDPKYPDGRIEYLLDDSGARILVSGPNHAHRFAARAGLTTLNLGSDWWSDGSRPTTAPQVTLSPENLAYLTYTSGSTGRPKGVLVPHRGVVRLVHGQEYAQLDADQVMLQAGTLAFDASTFEVWGALCNGARLVVSPETPTADELDEILRRHGVTVLCLPTGLFNTMMDVRPQALAGVREVVVGGEVLPPLQVRKAMEHGVLVSNGYGPTESTTFATVHPRIPLPAITDVIPIGKPINHTYVHVVDENLDPVPFGVPGELLLGGPGVARGYQSRPDLTAERFVPDPSGHAPGNRLYRTGDMVRQDPDGTIHFIGRRDHQVKIRGHRVELGEVEAAIAELPTVRAAAAAAYQGVDGIKQLVGYVVLDEDGAADPARLGDVMRSRVPGFLVPTAWVRLDRLPLNNNGKLDRAALPRPAVGTSVREYSAPRTPTELAVAEVWTEVFHLPRVGRDDDFFDLGGHSLLTLRAIAMLRDRHGISTTVRTFVEHRTLAALAASIDGERQPTTALLWLRRTGDQPPLVCVHPGGGSAHWYRRLAEHLDPNLPVVAFEWPGPDPSTGSVPSTEEMAVRYLAELREAVPQGPYRIFSWCGGSGVSSEMASRLMAEGEEVTFILLDPGQDAWQKEHLWSEYALIKQCVTNLERLDAAPPDEDTSVLRQETLALLEHIVDDIVGNDGITLPERGAGTMWLPAARMWEEVMEMVLSYRDRPYAGHLDLIVSDELAQGEHEVVSSGQSFSDYLQRWRERTAGLGVHRAKGEHFSVMKEYVADLAGILTGLIDKPAGRR from the coding sequence GTGACTGAGACAATCGATCGAGCCGGTCTGCGCGCGGAACTGCTCCGGCGCAGGCTCGTAGGTGCCGGGACCGCCGCGCCGGACGAGGGGATCATCCGGGTCTCGCGGGAGACGCCGCCCGCGTTGTCGTTCGCGCAGCGCCGGCTGTGGATTCTCGACCAGGTCCGGCCGGGCGGCACGGAGTATCTGGCCAGCGCCGGCCTGCGTCTGTTCGGGCCGCTGGAGCCCGGCGCCCTGCGGGCGGCGCTGGACGCGATCGTGGCCAGGCACGAGGTGCTGCGCACCCGCTATGTGGTGGTCGACGGTGAACCGGGTCAGGTGATCGACCCTCCGCAGCCGGCCAACCTGCACGAGGTGGACCTGCGGGGCCTCGACCCCGCCGCGCGGGACGAGCGGATCGCCGGCTGGATGACCCACGACCGGGCACCCGTCGACCTGGCGGCCGGCCCGGTGCTGACCGCGACCCTGGCGCGGCTGGCCGACGAGGAGCACGCGCTGGTGCTGACCCTGCACCACATCGCCTTCGACGGTTGGTCCGAGCAGGTGCTGTGGCGTGAGCTCGACCGGTTGTACTCAGCCGCGCTGACCGGCGGGCCGTCCCCGCTGGCGCCACTACCGGTGCAGTACGCGGACTTCGCCGCGTGGCAGCGCGATGCGATGTCCGGTGCCAAGCTGGATCGTCAGCTCGACTACTGGCGGCAGGCGTTGGCCGGCGCGAGCGCGGTGGAACTTCCGCTCGACCGGCCCCGCCCGCAGGTCCGGGACAGCGCCTGCGACCTGGTGCCGTTCACGGTGTCCGCGCCGGACGCCCGAGCCCTGCACGAACTCGCCCGTCAGTCCGGCGCGACGCCGTTCATGGTGCTGATGGCCGTGTACGCGATCACGCTGGGCCGGTTCGGTCGGAGCAACGACATCACGATCGGCACCCCGGTGGCCTGTCGTGATCGGGCCGAGGTGCAGGACCTGATCGGGCTGTTCCTCAACACGCTGGTGCTGCGCACCGACCTGTCCGGCGACCCTTCCTTCCGGGAGGTGCTCCGGCGGGTGAAGGAGATGGCGCTCGGCGCGTACGCCCACCAGGAACTCCCGTTCGAGCGGTTGGTCGACGAGCTGGCCCCGGTGCGCGACGCGTCCCGGACCCCACTGTTCTCGACCATGTTCCTGTGGGCCGGCGGAGACGCCACGGCTCGCCGGGTCGGCGAACTGCGCGCCGAGGAGCTGCCGGTCGGCGAGAGCGACGCCAAGTTCGACCTGACCCTGGTGGTCGTCGACCAGCCCGACGACACCCTCAGCGGCTTTCTGAACTACGCCACCGCGCTGTTCGACCGGGACACCGTCGAGCGGTTCGCGAGCCACTTCACCACTCTCATCGGCAGCATCGCGGCCACGCCGGACGCACCGATCAGCCGGCTGGTCGAGTCTCCACCGGCGGAGCGGGAGCTGGTGGTGCGGACGTGGAACGAGACCGAGGTGGCGTACCCGGCCGGCACCCTGCCGGAGCTGTTCGCGCGGCAGGTGGCCCGGACCCCGGACGCCGTCGCCCTCCGCTTCGCAGGCGAGGATGTCTCCTACGCCGAGCTGGACCGGCGGGCCGACCGGCTGGCGCGGCACCTGGTCGACGCGGGCGTCGGGCCGGAGTCGATCGTCGGGGTGTGTCGCCGACGCGGCGTCGGGCTGGTGGTCGCCCTGCTGGCGATCCAGAAGGCCGGCGGCGCCTACCTGCCGCTGGACCCGGACCACCCGGCCGAGCGCCGGGACTACATGTGCGCCGACGCCGGCGTCACCATCGTGCTCACCGACACCGAACCGGCCAGCACCGACGGCGGGTCGGCACCGGCGAGCACGACCCCGGCGGGGCCGGACCATCCGGCGTACGTGATCTACACGTCGGGCTCGACCGGCCGGCCCAAGGGCGTGGTGGTCACCCACCGTGCGATCGTCAACCGGCTGCGCTGGATGCAGGACGCGTACCGGCTGGACGACTCCGACCGGGTGCTCCAGAAGACCCCGTACAGCTTCGACGTCTCGGTGTGGGAGTTCTTCTGGCCGCTGATCACCGGGGCCACGCTGGTGATCGCCCGACCCGACGGCCACCGCGACCCGCACTACCTGGCCGAGCTGATCACCACCGAACAGGTCACCACCCTGCATTTCGTACCGTCGATGCTGCGGGTCTTCCTGGCCGAGTCGTTCGGGCCGCTGCCGTCGGTGCGCCGGATGATCTGTAGCGGCGAGGCGCTCCCCGCCGACCTGGTCGCCGCCGTCCACGAGCGGATCGGCTGCGAGCTGCACAACCTGTACGGACCGACCGAGGCGGCCGTCGACGTCACGGCGGTGCGGTGCACCACCGGGACGCCGGTCACCATCGGACGGCCGATCGCCAACACGCGCACCTACATCGTCGACGAGAACCTGCGACCGGTTCCCATCGGCGTGCCGGGTGAGTTGCTGCTGGGCGGCGTGCAGCTGGCCCGCGGCTACCTCAGCCGGCCGGGGCTCACGGCGCAGCGGTTCGTTCCCGACCCGTTCGGAGAGTCCGGCGGGGGAGGGCGGCTGTACCGCACCGGTGACCTCGCGCGGTACCTGCCGGACGGCCGGATCGACTACCTCGGCCGGCTCGACGACCAGGTGAAGATCCGTGGGCACCGGGTTGAACTCGGCGAGATCGAGGCGGTGGCGGCGGAGCACCCGGGCGTGTCGGCGGTCGCCGTCGCGGTGCACGACGGTCAGCTCGTCGGCTACCTCGTCGCCCGGGACCCGGAAGCCGGCGTCGAGGTGAGCGACGTGGCGTCGTTCCTGCGCGGTCGACTGCCCGAGGCGATGGTTCCGAGCCACTGGCAGCTGCTGCCCGCGCTGCCCCTGACCACCAGCGGCAAGACCGACAGGCGCGCGCTGCCGGCGCCGACGCCTGGCCGCGGCTGGGCGGCCGGAGCGTACGTCGCCCCCCGCACCGAGGCCGAAGGCGTCGTCGCCGAGGCGCTCGCGGCGGCGCTGGGCATCGAACGGATCGGTGTGCACGACCGGTTCTTCGACGTCGGGGGTGACTCGATCCGGGCCATCCGGGCGATCGGAACCCTGCGCCGGGGCGGGCTGAACCTGTCGGTGCAGGACATCTTCACGCACCAGACCCCGGCGCAGCTGGCGACCCTCGCCGACCGCCCGACGACCGGTGCGGACGAGCCGCCGGTCGGCCCGTTCGAGCAACTCGACCCGACCGACCGTGACCGACTTCCCGACGGCCTGGTGGACGCCTACCCGATGGGTCAGGTGCAGGCCGGCATGGTGTACGAGATGCTGGTCAACGGCTCGCACCCGGCCTACCAGAACGTCACCAGCTTCGACATCGCCGACGACGGCCCGTTCTCGCTGGCCGCGTTGCGGCAGGCCGCGCAATGGCTGGTCGACCGGCACGAGATCCTGCGCACCACGTTCCACCCGTCCGGCTACACCGAGCCGATGCAGCTCGTCCACGCCGAGGCGCGGGTCGAGGTCGGCTTCGACGATCTGCGTGGGCTGCCGGAGACCGACCAGCAGGACATCCTGGAGCGGTACCGGGAGACGATGAAGCTGTCGGCGCTGCCCATCGATCACGCCCCGCAACTGCGTTGGCACGTGCACCGCATCGGAGAGCAGACGTGGGTGCTCACCCACACCGAGTGCCACGCCATCCTGGACGGCTGGAGCCACCACTCCCTCATCGCCGAGCTGCGGGACACCTACCGGGCAATCCGGGACGCGGACCCCGATGCGCTCAAGCCCCCGCCCCCGGGGCGGTACGCCGACTTCGTCAGGTTGGAACGACGATCGCTGTCGGCCGGGCCGGACGAACAGTTCTGGCGCAGCCGGGTCGGCGAGTACGACCGGATCGCGTTGCCGGCGGACACCGCCCCGGCCGGCCACGGCGCGGTGCCGGAGCTGCGGATGTCCTGGCGGCATCTCGAACCGGGGCTGCGTGAGCTGGCCGCGCGCACGCAGACCTCGCTCAAGGCCGTGCTGCACACCGCGCACCTCGCAATGATCGGTGTCATCACCGGCCAGCGGCGGTTCTTCAGCGGTCTGGTCGTCAACGGCCGGCCCGAACTGCTGCGCGGCGACGAGGTGATGGGCATGTACCTCAACACCGTGCCGTTCGCGGTGGACCTGCGTACGCCCCGTTGGCGCGACCTCGTGCGCGCCGTGTTCGCCGAGGAACTCGCCGTCTGGCCGCACCGGCGCTACCCGATCCCCGCGATGCAGCGCGCCTGGGGCGCCGGTACGCCGCTGATCAGCAGCATTTTCTCCTACCTCGACTTCCACGTGCTCGACGCGCAGCAGGACGTGTTCGGCACGGTCGTCGACGACAGCCCCAACGAGTTCACCCTGGTCACGTTGACCTTCCCGGGTGAGCTGCGACTGGAGTGCCGGGCCGGCTGGGCGACCCAGGAGCGGCTGACCGCCCTGGGCGAGACCTACCTCGAACTGCTCACCGCGATGATCGCCGACGACGGCGCGAGCCCGGTGGACCTCAGCTCGACCCCGGCACACCGGTTCACCGAGCCGCAGCAGGACTGGCCCGCCCTGCCCGAGGCGTGCGTCACCGACCTGTTCAGGGCCCAGGCGCAGGCTCGGCCGGACGCCGTCGCACTTGAGTGCGGCGATTCGCGCCTGACCTACGGAGAGCTCGACGTGCGGGCCAACCAGCTGGCGTGGGCGCTTCGGGAGCACGGTGTCGGCCTGGAATCGCCGGTCGCGGTCTGCATGGACCGTGGCACGGACACGGTGGTCGCGCTGCTCGGCATTCTCAAGGCCGGCGGCTGCTACCTGCCGCTCGACCCCAAGTATCCGGACGGCCGCATCGAGTACCTCCTCGACGACTCCGGCGCCCGGATCCTGGTGAGCGGGCCGAACCACGCCCACCGTTTCGCGGCCCGTGCCGGACTGACCACGCTGAACCTGGGCTCCGACTGGTGGTCGGACGGCAGCCGGCCGACCACCGCGCCACAGGTGACGCTGTCACCGGAGAACCTCGCCTACCTCACGTACACGTCGGGGTCCACCGGACGTCCGAAGGGCGTGCTGGTCCCGCACCGCGGCGTCGTACGGCTGGTGCACGGCCAGGAGTACGCGCAACTGGACGCCGACCAGGTCATGCTCCAGGCCGGCACGCTCGCCTTCGACGCGTCGACGTTCGAGGTCTGGGGCGCGCTGTGCAACGGGGCGCGGCTGGTCGTCTCCCCGGAGACACCGACCGCGGACGAGCTCGACGAGATCCTGCGCCGGCACGGGGTGACAGTGCTGTGCCTGCCCACCGGTCTGTTCAACACCATGATGGACGTCCGGCCGCAGGCACTGGCCGGGGTGCGGGAAGTGGTGGTCGGTGGTGAGGTGCTGCCGCCGCTGCAGGTGCGCAAGGCGATGGAGCACGGCGTGCTGGTCAGCAACGGGTACGGCCCGACCGAAAGCACCACCTTCGCCACCGTCCACCCGCGGATCCCGCTGCCGGCGATCACCGATGTCATTCCGATCGGTAAGCCGATCAACCACACTTACGTGCACGTCGTCGACGAGAACCTCGACCCGGTCCCGTTCGGCGTGCCGGGCGAGCTGCTGCTGGGTGGTCCGGGCGTCGCGCGCGGATACCAGAGCCGTCCGGACCTGACCGCCGAACGCTTCGTACCGGACCCGTCCGGGCACGCGCCGGGGAACCGGCTCTACCGCACCGGTGACATGGTCCGCCAGGACCCGGACGGCACCATCCACTTCATCGGGCGGCGCGACCACCAGGTGAAGATCCGTGGGCACCGCGTCGAGTTGGGCGAGGTGGAGGCCGCGATCGCCGAGCTGCCGACGGTGCGGGCCGCCGCGGCGGCGGCGTACCAGGGCGTGGACGGCATCAAGCAGCTCGTCGGGTACGTCGTGCTCGACGAGGACGGCGCGGCCGACCCCGCCCGGCTCGGTGACGTGATGCGCAGCAGAGTGCCCGGCTTCCTGGTCCCGACGGCCTGGGTACGCCTGGACCGGCTCCCGCTCAACAACAACGGCAAGCTCGACCGGGCCGCGCTGCCCCGGCCGGCGGTGGGAACGTCGGTACGGGAATACAGCGCGCCGCGTACCCCCACCGAGCTGGCGGTCGCCGAGGTCTGGACCGAGGTCTTCCACCTGCCCCGGGTCGGCCGCGACGACGACTTCTTCGACCTCGGCGGGCACTCGCTGCTGACCCTGCGGGCGATCGCGATGCTGCGGGACCGGCACGGCATCTCCACGACCGTTCGAACCTTCGTCGAGCACCGCACGCTCGCGGCGCTGGCCGCGTCGATCGACGGCGAGCGGCAGCCCACGACGGCGCTGCTCTGGCTGCGCCGGACCGGCGACCAGCCCCCACTGGTGTGCGTGCACCCCGGCGGCGGCAGCGCGCACTGGTACCGGCGACTGGCCGAACACCTCGATCCGAATCTGCCGGTGGTCGCCTTCGAATGGCCGGGTCCCGACCCCTCGACCGGCTCGGTGCCGTCCACGGAGGAGATGGCGGTCCGCTACCTCGCGGAATTGCGGGAGGCGGTCCCGCAGGGGCCGTACCGGATCTTCAGCTGGTGTGGCGGCAGCGGAGTGAGCAGCGAGATGGCCAGCCGGCTGATGGCCGAAGGTGAGGAGGTCACCTTCATCCTGCTCGATCCGGGCCAGGACGCCTGGCAGAAGGAGCACCTCTGGTCGGAGTACGCGCTGATCAAGCAGTGTGTGACGAACCTGGAGCGGCTCGACGCGGCGCCGCCGGACGAGGACACCTCGGTGCTCCGGCAGGAGACGCTGGCCCTGCTCGAACACATCGTCGACGACATCGTCGGCAACGACGGCATCACGCTGCCCGAGCGCGGCGCGGGAACGATGTGGCTGCCCGCCGCGCGGATGTGGGAGGAGGTGATGGAGATGGTGCTGTCCTACCGGGACCGCCCGTACGCCGGTCACCTGGACCTGATCGTCAGCGACGAGTTGGCGCAGGGTGAGCACGAGGTCGTCAGCTCCGGCCAGAGCTTCAGCGACTACCTCCAACGGTGGCGCGAACGAACCGCCGGGCTGGGGGTGCACCGGGCTAAGGGTGAGCACTTCTCGGTCATGAAGGAGTACGTGGCGGACCTCGCCGGCATCCTGACGGGGCTGATCGACAAGCCGGCCGGGCGACGGTGA